One segment of Planctomycetota bacterium DNA contains the following:
- a CDS encoding PEP-CTERM sorting domain-containing protein has protein sequence PPGDFIDVHDIESGGLSSRIAFDNGQSSAVSMFYDRNTDTVLTVDIDADMVFERDLDGNFLRSFEVPDGVVGNAGDPIIMNTSLGVTRGPNGEVYATNQGTLSNVPGATDGNGIFVWDASGDFIEFIDFDVISAFDAPIGILYGGNIPIPEPTSVVLLGLGALTMVNRRVA, from the coding sequence CCTCCGGGAGATTTCATCGACGTGCACGACATCGAGAGCGGCGGTTTGTCGAGCCGGATCGCGTTCGACAACGGACAGAGCTCCGCTGTTTCGATGTTCTACGACCGCAACACCGACACCGTGCTAACCGTCGATATCGATGCCGACATGGTTTTCGAACGCGACCTCGACGGCAACTTCCTCCGCAGCTTTGAAGTGCCCGATGGAGTCGTGGGGAATGCTGGCGATCCGATCATCATGAACACTTCACTTGGTGTTACCCGCGGACCCAACGGCGAGGTTTACGCGACCAATCAAGGCACGCTTTCGAACGTCCCCGGCGCCACCGATGGCAACGGCATCTTCGTCTGGGATGCGTCGGGCGACTTTATTGAGTTCATCGACTTCGACGTGATCAGCGCTTTCGATGCCCCGATTGGCATTCTTTACGGTGGCAACATCCCGATTCCCGAGCCGACCAGTGTCGTGCTGCTCGGCCTCGGAGCACTGACGATGGTTAATCGACGCGTCGCCTGA